In a single window of the Porites lutea chromosome 14, jaPorLute2.1, whole genome shotgun sequence genome:
- the LOC140923957 gene encoding uncharacterized protein, protein MKPERIRQHFEDLGVQDGAEAEKMNASHQIQNDFPVHCVIYSFIGGKPDHLSDLPYAVLVVLIVIHATTFPFAIVLNLLVMIAVKTKARLQSMSNIALACLASTDVMVGLVVQPLLIAQMVNLIQGETTAGACSVQSATRFFITFFCFSSAVHLFLITVDRYIAIMRPYIYIQTVTKTRVLIATALAWTLSVIVHIVSLIDEELFRTVISVVVVSLVAIIAVCNIIVYREVHRHEKQIAAQQVDVATRENFLSQKRAFKLTLTIIALLVISFLPVIMFRRLKEPLKRIVSFDTLSCIFMAVYSLPAFNSFVNPFIYCIRLRQFRVSFIELLMQKNHHEAVEFEGRIFGTNVVVSFESNRRGKREQQHTNQANVIREVEKSLGGERGEQHANQANVISDIETSLGGEREEQHNSKVNVVRDVETLVFGGKREVEFAKQASVIGDVETSLGGVRN, encoded by the coding sequence atgaaaccaGAAAGAATAAGACAACATTTCGAAGATTTAGGCGTTCAAGACGGAGCAGAAGCCGAGAAGATGAACGCGAGTCATCAGATTCAAAACGATTTTCCTGTGCACTGTGTTATATACAGTTTTATTGGTGGTAAGCCAGATCATTTGTCCGATTTACCCTATGCTGTTCTCGTTGTCTTGATCGTAATCCACGCCACGACTTTCCCTTTTGCCATTGTGTTGAATCTGTTGGTAATGATCGCTGTGAAGACCAAAGCACGCTTGCAGAGCATGTCTAACATAGCATTAGCCTGTTTAGCGTCGACTGACGTGATGGTCGGATTAGTTGTTCAGCCTCTTCTTATTGCTCAGATGGTGAACCTTATCCAAGGGGAGACCACAGCCGGTGCATGCTCAGTACAAAGTGCCACAAGATTTTTCATCAccttcttttgcttttcttccgCTGTTCACCTCTTCTTAATAACAGTGGATCGGTACATCGCCATCATGCGTCCCTATATTTACATTCAAACCGTCACCAAAACTCGTGTGCTGATTGCCACAGCTCTTGCATGGACCCTGTCTGTAATTGTACACATCGTGTCGCTCATTGACGAGGAACTTTTTAGAACTGTCATTAGTGTTGTCGTAGTTTCACTTGTTGCAATCATTGCTGTCTGCAACATAATAGTTTATCGTGAGGTTCATCGCCATGAAAAGCAAATAGCAGCTCAGCAAGTCGATGTAGCGACCAGAGAAAACTTTTTATCTCAAAAGAGAGCTTTTAAATTAACATTGACGATCATTGCACTTTTAGTTATAAGTTTCTTGCCTGTAATTATGTTTAGAAGGCTCAAGGAGCCCCTGAAAAGGATTGTGAGCTTTGATACATTGAGTTGCATTTTTATGGCTGTTTATAGTTTACCGGCTTTTAACTCTTTTGTTAATCCGTTTATTTACTGTATAAGGTTAAGACAGTTTCGAGTCTCATTCATCGAATTGCTGATGCAGAAAAACCATCACGAAGCTGTAGAATTTGAAGGTAGAATATTTGGAACAAACGTTGTGGTCAGTTTTGAATCCAACCGGAGGGGAAAGAGAGAGCAACAACATACTAACCAGGCCAATGTCATCAGAGAAGTCGAAAAATCCCTAGGTGGGGAGAGAGGGGAACAGCATGCAAACCAGGCCAATGTCATCAGCGACATCGAAACATCCCTGGGTGGGGAGAGAGAGGAACAACACAACAGCAAGGTCAATGTCGTCAGAGACGTCGAGACATTAGTCTTTGGTGGGAAGAGAGAGGTAGAGTTTGCCAAACAGGCCAGTGTTATTGGAGACGTCGAAACATCCCTAGGTGGAGTGAGAAAT